A region of Dethiosulfovibrio russensis DNA encodes the following proteins:
- the purE gene encoding 5-(carboxyamino)imidazole ribonucleotide mutase, translating into MTKAKIGIVLGSASDKAIAKKAGDMLDKLQIPYEVTVASAHRTPEDAAAYAANGEKRGLMAIIAVAGLSAALPGVLAAHTSLPVIGVPVSAGTVGGLDALYSVAQMPPGVPVASVGIDGGANAALLAARIVALLDEKVRQNLEDLRVEQAEKVRKSRSTLELPEVPEEAFK; encoded by the coding sequence ATGACCAAGGCAAAGATAGGCATAGTTCTGGGATCGGCAAGCGACAAAGCGATCGCCAAAAAAGCGGGGGACATGCTGGACAAGCTCCAGATCCCCTACGAGGTGACGGTGGCCTCCGCCCACAGGACTCCGGAGGACGCTGCGGCCTACGCCGCCAACGGAGAGAAACGAGGGCTAATGGCGATCATAGCCGTGGCGGGACTTTCCGCCGCCCTTCCCGGCGTGCTGGCCGCCCACACTTCCCTGCCGGTCATAGGGGTTCCGGTTTCCGCCGGAACCGTGGGAGGGCTGGACGCCCTCTACTCGGTGGCCCAGATGCCTCCGGGCGTTCCCGTGGCGTCGGTGGGAATAGACGGAGGGGCAAACGCCGCCCTTCTGGCAGCCAGGATAGTGGCCCTCCTGGACGAAAAGGTGAGACAGAACCTGGAGGACCTCCGGGTGGAACAGGCCGAAAAGGTCCGCAAATCCAGATCGACCCTGGAGCTTCCGGAGGTGCCGGAGGAAGCGTTTAAATAG
- the purD gene encoding phosphoribosylamine--glycine ligase: protein MKVLVLGGGGREHAIAWALAKSPLCDELHALPGNPGIAGIATCHEGNPCDGKSVVKLAEDLSINLVVVGPEAPLVSGVSDELRRAGIPVFGPGKAGAMLEASKAYSKEFMARHGIPTAPFKICRSIDEAREALEERKPPYIVKADGLAAGKGVFISDDLSQALDSCKELLDGSLGEAGKTLVVENGLTGREVSVMIITDGETWRLLHTSQDHKRAFDGDRGPNTGGMGAYAPVPWVDPEMTKKIEQEIVKKTLSGLKKDGIDYRGVIYAGLMVSPEGRIDLLEYNVRLGDPETQALLPLFDGDWLEACLRCTQGKLSEAKWSLKDLCSVNLVIASEGYPGSYEKGHPIEGLDDEEEGVTVFQAGTALKNDKIVTAGGRVLSVVGTGSTPDEARKRAYGKAEKIKFQGAFYRKDIAANTERPREEDR, encoded by the coding sequence ATGAAGGTACTCGTACTCGGCGGAGGCGGCAGGGAACACGCCATAGCCTGGGCCCTGGCTAAATCGCCCCTCTGCGACGAACTGCACGCCCTGCCGGGCAACCCGGGAATCGCCGGAATAGCCACCTGCCACGAAGGGAATCCCTGCGACGGGAAATCGGTCGTAAAACTGGCCGAGGACCTCTCGATAAACCTGGTCGTGGTGGGCCCGGAGGCGCCTTTGGTATCCGGCGTCTCCGACGAACTTCGCAGGGCCGGTATTCCGGTGTTCGGTCCGGGAAAGGCCGGAGCCATGCTGGAGGCCAGCAAGGCCTACTCCAAGGAATTCATGGCCAGACACGGCATACCCACCGCCCCGTTCAAAATATGCCGCAGCATAGACGAGGCGAGAGAAGCCCTGGAGGAAAGAAAGCCCCCCTACATAGTCAAAGCCGACGGCCTTGCGGCGGGAAAGGGAGTATTCATCTCCGACGACCTCTCCCAGGCGCTGGACTCCTGCAAAGAGCTCCTGGACGGATCGCTGGGCGAGGCCGGAAAGACCCTCGTGGTGGAAAACGGCCTTACGGGACGGGAGGTCTCTGTGATGATAATCACCGACGGAGAGACATGGAGACTCCTCCACACCAGCCAGGACCATAAAAGGGCCTTCGACGGTGACAGAGGCCCCAACACCGGAGGAATGGGAGCCTACGCTCCGGTTCCCTGGGTGGACCCCGAGATGACCAAAAAGATAGAGCAAGAGATCGTGAAAAAAACCCTGTCGGGACTGAAAAAAGACGGCATAGACTACCGTGGCGTCATATACGCGGGGCTGATGGTCTCCCCGGAGGGCAGGATCGACCTGCTGGAGTATAACGTCAGGCTGGGAGACCCGGAGACCCAGGCACTGCTTCCCCTCTTCGACGGCGACTGGCTGGAGGCCTGTCTCCGATGCACCCAGGGAAAACTCTCGGAGGCCAAATGGTCTCTCAAGGACCTGTGCTCGGTCAACCTGGTCATAGCCTCGGAAGGATACCCGGGCAGCTACGAAAAGGGACACCCCATAGAGGGGCTGGACGACGAAGAGGAAGGCGTTACAGTCTTCCAGGCGGGAACGGCGCTTAAAAACGACAAGATAGTAACGGCGGGGGGAAGGGTGCTTTCCGTGGTTGGCACAGGCTCAACTCCCGACGAGGCCAGAAAAAGGGCCTACGGAAAAGCCGAAAAGATAAAATTCCAGGGAGCTTTCTATCGAAAGGACATAGCGGCAAACACGGAGAGGCCGAGGGAGGAAGACAGATGA
- the purH gene encoding bifunctional phosphoribosylaminoimidazolecarboxamide formyltransferase/IMP cyclohydrolase, producing the protein MKRRALISVYDKTGVVQFAKALSERGWEIVSSSGTAKAIEEGEVEVVEVADLTGVPHMLGGRVKTLHPAISGGILARRELESDMADVDTHRIPLIDMVVCTLYPFEETVRSGGGLDELIEKIDIGGVTLLRAAAKNYRHVTVISDIADYDSIVEELDKEGDISVSTRQSLALKAFALTSGYDSAITAGLSSELGRDMEEQEEIPSDLPLNLKLAQPLRYGENPHQTAGLYLPSLSELPWEQLAGKPLSYNNILDLDGALRGMAMMQKDVGAVVLKHTTPCGMAVADTVGDAYNRAFECDSLSAYGGVVGVTRTVDLDSAKRIGEHFTEIVAAPDFDEKAVEYLAERRPSLRLIKWNGGRVMPWQITGTWSGLLAQKDQLPPLPSPDSGEWIGPKRLDLWEDMLLAWKVACLSKSNAVAMVKNGAAVGIGMGFCSRVFAVEFAASQAGDKAKGAVMASDAFFPFADGLEKAAEAGIVAIIQPGGSVRDDEVKSRAEELGISMFLSGWRTFRH; encoded by the coding sequence ATGAAGAGAAGAGCCCTCATATCGGTCTACGACAAGACCGGCGTGGTCCAGTTCGCCAAGGCGCTATCCGAGCGAGGTTGGGAGATAGTCTCCAGCTCGGGAACCGCAAAGGCCATTGAAGAAGGCGAAGTCGAGGTCGTGGAGGTCGCCGACCTGACCGGAGTGCCCCACATGCTGGGAGGCCGGGTGAAGACCCTGCACCCGGCCATATCGGGAGGCATACTTGCCAGACGGGAGCTCGAAAGCGACATGGCCGACGTCGACACCCACAGGATCCCCCTGATAGACATGGTGGTCTGCACCCTCTATCCCTTCGAGGAAACGGTCCGATCCGGCGGAGGGCTGGACGAGCTCATAGAGAAGATAGACATAGGCGGGGTAACCCTTTTGAGAGCTGCGGCCAAGAACTACCGCCACGTAACTGTGATATCTGACATTGCCGACTACGACTCCATAGTAGAGGAGCTGGACAAAGAGGGAGATATATCCGTATCCACCAGACAGTCTCTGGCCCTCAAGGCCTTCGCCCTCACATCGGGATACGACTCGGCCATAACCGCCGGTCTGTCCTCCGAGCTGGGCAGGGATATGGAGGAACAGGAAGAGATACCCTCGGACCTGCCTCTCAACCTTAAACTGGCTCAGCCTCTGAGATACGGTGAAAACCCCCATCAGACCGCCGGACTCTATCTGCCATCCCTCTCCGAACTACCATGGGAACAGCTGGCAGGCAAGCCCCTTTCCTACAACAACATACTCGACCTGGACGGAGCCCTAAGAGGAATGGCCATGATGCAAAAGGACGTCGGAGCGGTAGTGTTGAAGCACACCACCCCCTGCGGCATGGCGGTGGCAGACACAGTAGGAGACGCCTACAACAGGGCTTTCGAATGCGACTCTCTTTCGGCCTACGGCGGGGTCGTAGGGGTTACCAGGACGGTCGACCTCGACTCGGCCAAGAGGATAGGCGAACACTTCACGGAGATAGTCGCCGCCCCGGACTTCGACGAAAAAGCGGTCGAATACCTGGCGGAACGCCGTCCCTCCCTAAGGCTCATAAAGTGGAACGGAGGCCGGGTGATGCCCTGGCAGATCACCGGAACATGGAGCGGACTGCTGGCACAGAAAGACCAGCTTCCTCCTCTGCCCTCCCCCGACTCGGGCGAGTGGATCGGCCCTAAAAGACTCGACCTCTGGGAGGACATGCTTCTGGCCTGGAAGGTAGCCTGTCTGTCCAAGAGCAACGCAGTCGCCATGGTCAAAAACGGAGCGGCGGTAGGAATAGGTATGGGATTTTGCAGCAGGGTCTTCGCCGTCGAGTTCGCCGCCTCCCAGGCGGGAGATAAGGCCAAAGGAGCTGTTATGGCCTCCGACGCATTCTTCCCCTTCGCAGACGGACTGGAAAAGGCGGCGGAAGCCGGAATCGTGGCGATAATCCAGCCCGGCGGCTCCGTCAGAGACGACGAGGTCAAGTCCAGAGCCGAGGAACTTGGCATATCCATGTTTCTCAGCGGCTGGCGGACCTTCAGGCACTGA
- the purN gene encoding phosphoribosylglycinamide formyltransferase has translation MTSIGLLISGRGSNMDAILDRVKSGDLKANVSFVASDRPGAPGLEKAAARGVKTELLPYENGKEAAEEHLHRLWRRHDLGWLVLAGFMRILSPGFVSSHAGRIVNIHPALLPSFPGAHGIEDAWGYGVKVTGVTVHLVDELVDHGTILSQMPVRVKPDDNMETLERRIHRAEHRLYWRTLEKLFSGIIHTGKDDSR, from the coding sequence ATGACCTCCATAGGACTGCTGATATCCGGCAGAGGCTCCAACATGGACGCCATCCTGGACCGAGTGAAATCGGGAGATCTGAAGGCCAACGTCTCCTTCGTGGCGTCGGACCGACCCGGAGCCCCCGGCCTGGAGAAGGCGGCCGCCAGAGGGGTAAAGACCGAGCTACTGCCCTACGAAAACGGCAAAGAGGCGGCGGAGGAACATCTCCACCGCCTTTGGCGTCGTCACGACCTGGGCTGGCTCGTACTGGCCGGCTTCATGAGAATACTCTCGCCGGGCTTCGTATCCTCCCACGCCGGAAGGATCGTGAACATCCACCCCGCCCTGCTCCCCTCCTTCCCCGGAGCCCACGGCATAGAGGATGCCTGGGGCTACGGTGTAAAGGTGACGGGGGTAACGGTCCACCTGGTGGACGAACTGGTGGACCACGGGACCATCCTGTCCCAGATGCCGGTAAGGGTAAAACCGGACGATAACATGGAAACCCTGGAAAGAAGGATTCACCGAGCGGAACACAGACTATACTGGAGAACCCTGGAGAAACTCTTCTCCGGGATAATTCACACAGGAAAGGACGATTCCAGATGA